In one window of Hordeum vulgare subsp. vulgare unplaced genomic scaffold, MorexV3_pseudomolecules_assembly, whole genome shotgun sequence DNA:
- the LOC123422838 gene encoding ATP synthase subunit beta, chloroplastic — translation MRTNPTTSRPGVSTSEEKSTGRIDQIIGPVLDVTFPPGKLPYIYNALVVQSRDTADKQINVTCEVQQLLGNNRVRAVAMSATDGLMRGMEVIDTGAPLSVPVGGATLGRIFNVLGEPVDNLGPVDSSATFPIHRSAPAFIELDTKLSIFETGIKVVDLLAPYRRGGKIGLFGGAGVGKTVLIMELINNIAKAHGGVSVFGGVGERTREGNDLYMEMKESGVINEKNIEESKVALVYGQMNEPPGARMRVGLTALTMAEYFRDVNKQDVLLFIDNIFRFVQAGSEVSALLGRMPSAVGYQPTLSTEMGSLQERIASTKKGSITSIQAVYVPADDLTDPAPATTFAHLDATTVLSRGLASKGIYPAVDPLDSTSTMLQPRIVGNEHYETAQRVKETLQRYKELQDIIAILGLDELSEEDRLTVARARKIERFLSQPFFVAEVFTGSPGKYVALAETIRGFQLILSGELDGLPEQAFYLVGNIDEASTKAITLEEENKSQK, via the coding sequence ATGAGAACCAATCCTACTACTTCTCGTCCCGGGGTTTCCACAAGTGAAGAAAAAAGTACAGGtcgtatcgatcaaattattggaCCCGTGCTGGATGTCACTTTTCCCCCGGGCAAGTTACCTTATATTTATAACGCTTTAGTAGTCCAGAGTAGAGACACTGCCGATAAGCAAATTAATGTGACTTGTGAGGTACAACAATTATTAGGAAATAATCGAGTTAGAGCTGTAGCTATGAGTGCTACGGACGGGTTGATGAGAGGAATGGAAGTGATTGACACGGGAGCTCCTCTCAGTGTTCCGGTCGGTGGAGCTACTCTCGGACGAATTTTCAACGTTCTTGGGGAGCCTGTTGACAATTTGGGTCCTGTAGATAGTAGTGCAACGTTCCCTATTCATAGATCTGCGCCTGCCTTTATCGAGTTAGATACGAAATTATCCATCTTTGAAACAGGTATTAAGGTCGTCGATCTTTTAGCTCCTTATCGACGTGGAGGAAAAATAGGACTATTTGGGGGGGCTGGAGTAGGTAAAACAGTACTGATCATGGAATTAATCAATAACATTGCTAAAGCTCATGGGGGCGTATCCGTATTCGGTGGAGTAGGGGAACGGACTCGTGAAGGAAATGATCTTTATATGGAAATGAAGGAATCCGGAGTAATTAATGAAAAAAATATTGAAGAATCAAAGGTAGCTCTAGTCTATGGCCAAATGAATGAACCACCGGGAGCTCGTATGAGAGTTGGTTTAACTGCCCTAACTATGGCAGAATATTTCCGAGATGTTAATAAGCAAGACGTGCTTTTATTTATCGATAATATCTTTCGTTTTGTTCAAGCAGGATCAGAGGTATCCGCTTTATTAGGGAGAATGCCCTCCGCAGTGGGTTATCAACCTACTCTTAGTACAGAAATGGGTTCTTTGCAAGAAAGAATTGCTTCTACTAAAAAGGGATCTATAACTTCGATTCAAGCAGTTTATGTACCTGCGGACGATTTGACCGACCCTGcccctgccacaacatttgcacaTTTGGATGCTACTACCGTACTTTCCAGAGGATTAGCTTCCAAGGGTATTTATCCAGCAGTAGATCCTTTAGATTCAACATCAACTATGTTACAGCCTCGGATCGTTGGCAACGAACATTATGAAACTGCGCAAAGAGTTAAGGAAACTTTACAACGTTACAAAGAACTTCAGGACATTATCGCAATTCTTGGCTTGGATGAATTATCGGAAGAGGATCGTTTAACTGTAGCAAGAGCAAGAAAAATTGAGCGTTTCTTATCACAACCGTTCTTTGTGGCAGAAGTTTTTACTGGTTCTCCAGGAAAGTATGTTGCTCTTGCGGAAACTATTAGGGGATTTCAACTAATCCTTTCCGGAGAATTAGACGGCCTACCTGAACAGGCTTTTTATTTGGTGGGTAACATCGATGAAGCTAGCACGAAAGCTATAACcttagaagaggagaacaaatcgcAGAAATGA
- the LOC123422839 gene encoding ribulose bisphosphate carboxylase large chain: MSPQTETKAGVGFQAGVKDYKLTYYTPEYETKDTDILAAFRVSPQPGVPPEEAGAAVAAESSTGTWTTVWTDGLTSLDRYKGRCYHIEPVAGEDSQWICYVAYPLDLFEEGSVTNMFTSIVGNVFGFKALRALRLEDLRIPPTYSKTFQGPPHGIQVERDKLNKYGRPLLGCTIKPKLGLSAKNYGRACYECLRGGLDFTKDDENVNSQPFMRWRDRFVFCAEAIYKSQAETGEIKGHYLNATAGTCEEMIKRAVFARELGVPIVMHDYLTGGFTANTTLAHYCRDNGLLLHIHRAMHAVIDRQKNHGMHFRVLAKALRMSGGDHIHSGTVVGKLEGEREMTLGFVDLLRDDFIEKDRARGIFFTQDWVSMPGVIPVASGGIHVWHMPALTEIFGDDSVLQFGGGTLGHPWGNAPGAAANRVALEACVQARNEGRDLAREGNEIIRAACKWSPELAAACEVWKAIKFEFEPVDTIDKKV; the protein is encoded by the coding sequence ATGTCACcacaaacagaaactaaagcAGGTGTTGGATTTCAAGCTGGTGTTAAAGATTATAAATTGACTTACTACACCCCAGAGTATGAAACTAAGGATACTGATATCTTGGCAGCATTCCGAGTAAGTCCTCAGCCTGGGGTTCCGCCCGAAGAAGCAGGGGCTGCAGTAGCTGCCGAATCTTCTACTGGTACATGGACAACTGTTTGGACTGATGGACTTACCAGTCTTGATCGTTACAAAGGACGATGCTATCACATCGAGCCTGTTGCTGGGGAAGACAGCCAATGGATCTGTTATGTAGCTTATCCATTAGACCTATTTGAGGAGGGTTCCGTTACTAACATGTTTACTTCCATTGTGGGTAACGTATTTGGGTTCAAAGCCCTACGTGCTCTACGTTTGGAGGATCTACGAATTCCCCCTACTTATTCAAAAACTTTCCAAGGCCCGCCTCATGGTATCCAAGTTGAAAGAGATAAGTTGAACAAGTATGGCCGTCCTTTATTGGGATGTACTATTAAACCAAAATTGGGATTATCCGCAAAAAATTATGGTAGAGCGTGTTATGAGTGTCTACGTGGTGGACTTGATTTTACCAAAGATGATGAAAACGTAAACTCACAACCATTTATGCGCTGGAGAGACCGTTTTGTCTTTTGTGCCGAAGCTATTTATAAATCACAGGCCGAAACCGGTGAAATCAAGGGGCATTACTTGAATGCGACTGCGGGTACATGTGAAGAAATGATTAAGAGAGCTGTATTTGCGAGAGAATTAGGGGTTCCTATTGTAATGCATGACTACTTAACCGGGGGATTCACCGCAAATACTACTTTGGCTCACTATTGCCGCGACAATGGCTTACTTCTTCACATTCACCGTGCAATGCATGCAGTTATTGATAGACAGAAAAATCATGGTATGCATTTCCGTGTATTAGCTAAAGCATTGCGTATGTCTGGGGGAGATCATATCCACTCCGGTACAGTAGTAGGTAAGTTAGAAGGGGAACGCGAAATGACTTTAGGTTTTGTTGATTTATTGCGCGATGATTTTATTGAAAAAGATCGTGCTCGCGGTATCTTTTTCACTCAGGACTGGGTATCCATGCCAGGTGTTATACCGGTAGCTTCAGGTGGTATTCATGTTTGGCATATGCCAGCTCTGACCGAAATCTTTGGGGACGATTCTGTATTACAATTTGGTGGAGGAACTTTAGGACATCCTTGGGGGAATGCACCTGGTGCAGCAGCTAATCGAGTGGCTTTAGAAGCTTGTGTACAAGCTCGTAACGAAGGGCGTGATCTTGCTCGCGAAGGTAATGAAATTATCCGAGCAGCTTGCAAATGGAGTCCTGAACTAGCCGCAGCTTGTGAAGTATGGAAGGCGATCAAATTCGAGTTCGAGCCGGTAGATACTATCGATAAGAAGGTCTAA